A window of the Bacteroidota bacterium genome harbors these coding sequences:
- a CDS encoding ATPase, T2SS/T4P/T4SS family, with protein MTFEQLVADQQDFSSPKGKTSKYAPPSDFSPQKALYKQKLEQAPEIPAMCDKIYDSIPRNLQGIERIRFTAKQVQAVPVDERGQLQDVVEHFMRYMIHAGASDIDAGGFASGGSVWSRIDGEKKPRLELGRYTIDETNILILSLLTNDEIEKLLVKCAVDISYQVMGGVDMGTWHRYRVSIYFDNDGVAINIRAIANELRSIDGLGFHPTIKNGLMFDHVRDGLTLITGVTGSGKSTTLDSIVDANNSRVAGHIVIIGNPIEYIHMSKQCIVRHREVGKDVMCFHDGVVQALRQDPDIIVIGEMRDPKTISAALEVTDSGHKVFSTLHTSSAVESVARIVAEYTPEEQERVRNRLADVLRCIVSQKLLPRKGGGRILAKEVLWVTPSVRAAIKNNNLEEIYQMMWEGRAQGQHTLEQDLFRLVKQQKIERNVAIDYSNNKKRLQQLMGVY; from the coding sequence ATGACATTTGAGCAACTGGTTGCTGATCAGCAAGATTTTTCGTCTCCCAAGGGAAAGACCAGCAAGTACGCCCCGCCCTCCGATTTTTCGCCGCAAAAAGCGTTGTACAAGCAAAAGCTTGAGCAAGCCCCCGAAATTCCGGCGATGTGTGATAAAATCTACGATTCTATTCCCCGAAATCTCCAGGGTATAGAACGCATTCGTTTTACTGCCAAGCAAGTGCAGGCTGTACCTGTAGATGAGCGTGGGCAATTGCAGGACGTTGTAGAGCATTTTATGCGCTATATGATTCACGCCGGCGCATCTGATATCGATGCTGGCGGCTTTGCTAGTGGTGGCTCGGTATGGAGCCGTATTGATGGCGAGAAAAAACCGCGCCTTGAACTCGGTCGCTATACCATCGATGAGACTAATATCCTGATTCTAAGCCTGCTTACCAACGATGAAATAGAAAAACTGCTTGTAAAATGCGCGGTTGATATTTCATACCAGGTGATGGGAGGCGTCGACATGGGTACCTGGCACCGGTACCGTGTTTCAATTTACTTTGATAACGATGGCGTGGCCATCAATATTCGTGCGATTGCCAACGAGCTTCGTTCGATTGATGGCCTGGGCTTTCACCCGACCATTAAAAACGGACTCATGTTTGACCATGTTCGGGATGGACTCACCCTGATTACTGGCGTTACGGGATCTGGTAAAAGTACAACACTGGATTCGATTGTTGATGCAAACAACTCACGTGTTGCCGGTCACATCGTAATCATCGGTAACCCGATTGAGTATATCCACATGTCGAAGCAATGCATTGTGCGCCACCGCGAAGTTGGCAAAGATGTGATGTGCTTCCATGATGGTGTGGTTCAGGCACTGCGACAGGATCCAGACATCATTGTTATTGGTGAGATGCGCGATCCTAAAACCATTTCAGCAGCGCTCGAAGTCACAGACTCTGGCCATAAGGTATTTTCGACGCTGCATACCAGTTCTGCCGTAGAAAGTGTTGCCCGTATTGTGGCAGAATATACGCCGGAAGAACAAGAGCGCGTGCGAAACCGATTGGCCGACGTCCTGCGCTGCATTGTGTCACAAAAGCTGCTTCCTCGTAAAGGCGGCGGACGAATCCTGGCCAAAGAAGTGCTTTGGGTTACCCCATCTGTGCGTGCTGCCATTAAGAACAACAACCTGGAAGAAATCTACCAGATGATGTGGGAAGGCCGTGCACAGGGACAGCATACCCTCGAGCAGGATTTGTTCAGGTTGGTTAAGCAGCAAAAAATCGAACGCAACGTGGCCATTGACTATTCGAACAACAAAAAGCGGCTCCAGCAACTGATGGGCGTATACTAG
- a CDS encoding alpha/beta hydrolase: protein MRKTASNDPLKLHHRTYYLGPEHDWVVFVHGAGGSSSIWFRQVRAYAEHFNVLMVDLRGHGKSQVQKGNLHFLNYTFEDISSEVVDVLDDLNIEKAHFIGISLGSIIIRTLSEIAPDRVASIVLGGAVVRLNFRSRFLVGVGQLFKRVIPYLWLYSLFAWIIMPRRRHRKSRLLFINEAKKLCQKEFIRWFKLTSEVNPLLRFFREKEMPVPTLYLMGDEDHLFLPPVKALVSRHKHSVLQIIQDSGHVCNVDQPEEFNRRSIAFIKAHPYVAV from the coding sequence ATGCGCAAAACAGCATCAAACGATCCATTGAAGCTACACCATCGAACATATTACCTGGGCCCTGAACACGATTGGGTGGTGTTTGTGCATGGTGCCGGCGGTAGTTCTTCTATCTGGTTTCGCCAGGTGCGAGCCTACGCTGAGCATTTCAATGTGTTGATGGTAGATCTGCGCGGTCACGGCAAGTCGCAAGTCCAGAAAGGCAATCTGCACTTTCTGAATTACACCTTTGAAGACATTAGCAGTGAAGTTGTTGATGTGCTTGATGATCTCAACATCGAGAAAGCACACTTTATCGGCATTTCTCTCGGGTCTATTATTATTCGTACGCTCAGCGAAATAGCGCCGGATCGTGTTGCTTCGATTGTGCTGGGCGGAGCTGTTGTGCGGCTGAATTTTCGGTCGCGTTTTCTGGTTGGGGTGGGGCAGTTGTTTAAACGCGTGATCCCTTACCTGTGGCTTTATAGCCTGTTTGCCTGGATTATCATGCCGCGTCGCCGGCACCGGAAGTCACGGCTGCTCTTTATCAATGAAGCAAAAAAACTCTGTCAGAAAGAGTTTATTCGCTGGTTCAAGCTTACCTCCGAAGTCAACCCCTTGCTGCGTTTCTTCCGCGAAAAAGAAATGCCGGTGCCTACCCTCTACCTGATGGGGGATGAAGACCACCTCTTTTTACCACCCGTTAAAGCGCTTGTGAGCCGGCACAAACATAGCGTGTTGCAAATTATCCAGGATTCCGGGCACGTATGTAATGTAGACCAGCCCGAAGAATTTAATCGCCGTTCTATCGCGTTCATCAAAGCGCACCCTTACGTGGCTGTTTAA